A stretch of Marinobacter sp. F4206 DNA encodes these proteins:
- a CDS encoding IS3 family transposase yields the protein MSRIREIHDDSRAIIDSPRIQEDLIAEGSSTGLNRVGKMMIMHGIQGRPRKRESSFFAWSSTRSES from the coding sequence TTGTCACGCATCAGAGAGATTCATGATGATAGCAGAGCCATTATTGACTCACCCCGCATACAGGAGGATCTGATTGCCGAGGGAAGTTCAACAGGTCTGAACCGTGTTGGGAAAATGATGATCATGCATGGTATTCAAGGAAGGCCGCGCAAGAGGGAAAGCTCTTTCTTTGCCTGGTCCTCGACCCGTTCCGAAAGCTGA
- a CDS encoding polysaccharide lyase, with translation MKTPTVLVQAAVLSLLTTTSLQAHAWTRNLTFEEGTVGAKAQSSSGQDFDDACGGCYITDEQVLSGNKAAKLTVTGGATAFGEWGGIVNHPEDLRKGDEIWFSVNTYFPPGFNYDSTGQGGHLKFLRVLALKSSGANSGFNDWYMNPEASAVPHKFIYEGQQEWFEFGDPSDEVQRGKWEHYEMYIKFDNVPVDQGGTAMVRVWKNGRLLREITGSRTLNEATNYSPRSHLFTYWNGGAPKTQHMYVDNIVVTSDTPSNRDQYGNPMVGAAGSGGGAGDSRPEAPQLNVE, from the coding sequence ATGAAAACCCCCACTGTTTTGGTTCAAGCAGCTGTTCTATCTTTACTCACGACGACTTCTCTGCAAGCCCATGCTTGGACAAGAAATTTGACGTTTGAGGAAGGGACAGTCGGGGCAAAAGCCCAAAGCAGTAGCGGACAGGACTTCGACGACGCTTGTGGGGGTTGTTACATCACGGACGAGCAGGTCCTAAGTGGAAACAAAGCTGCGAAGTTAACTGTCACCGGTGGGGCAACGGCGTTCGGAGAATGGGGCGGGATAGTCAATCATCCAGAGGATCTTCGTAAAGGTGATGAAATATGGTTTAGCGTGAATACCTATTTCCCACCGGGATTTAACTACGACTCAACAGGCCAGGGTGGGCATCTTAAATTCCTCAGAGTTCTTGCATTGAAAAGTTCCGGAGCAAATTCAGGCTTCAACGATTGGTATATGAACCCTGAAGCTTCAGCTGTCCCCCACAAATTTATTTACGAGGGACAGCAAGAATGGTTTGAATTCGGAGACCCATCAGACGAAGTGCAAAGGGGAAAGTGGGAACACTATGAGATGTACATCAAGTTTGACAATGTCCCGGTAGATCAGGGAGGGACAGCCATGGTTCGAGTCTGGAAGAATGGACGCCTGCTGAGAGAAATTACGGGTTCACGAACGTTGAATGAGGCGACAAACTACTCACCCCGTTCGCATCTCTTTACATATTGGAACGGGGGTGCTCCAAAGACACAGCATATGTATGTCGATAATATCGTCGTAACCTCAGACACTCCCTCAAACCGAGATCAATACGGCAATCCTATGGTAGGCGCTGCAGGTAGCGGTGGCGGGGCTGGTGATAGTAGACCGGAGGCTCCCCAGCTCAATGTGGAATAA